The window AGCTTTCATCCACTCCAGCATACAAGTCGCACGAAAATTCGGGTTTCTTATCTCAtctttaattacttttgttttacttCAGGTTAATTAGCctttaaatcatgaagtttggtcaaattctagtCTGTCACAAAATTGGAATGTTAAATCGTTTTGAACATTATCAAAAAACCACATTTTGTAGTATATAAAAggaacaattgaaaaaaattgaacgttatgatttactaatattttaatttaaaaagaatttgactaaacttcataatttaaaggATGAGTGGCCCTAAAATTCATTTTGTTGTTTGAACAGATTTGATGGAGTAGATTTGGATTGGGAATTCCCTGAAACTCCAACGGATATGGAAAATTTGGGATACCTTTTGGACGAGTGGCGTGCGGAGGTGCAAAAGGAGGCGGCCGCCACAGGACGGCCGCCGCTCCTCCTCACGGCCGCGGTGTACTACTCTGCGGACACGTTCCTCGATGGCATGGCGCGGGCGTACCCGGCGGCCTCGGTGAGCAGGAACCTGGACTTGATCAACGTCATGAACTACGACTACCACGGCGCGTGGAACAAGTCCGTCACCGGCGCGCAGGCAGCCCTGTTCGACCCGAGCAGCAACCTGAGCACGAGCTATGGGCTCGGGTCGTGGGTCCGGGCTGGGGTGCCTCGCAGCAAGCTGGTCATGGGGCTGCCCCTTTATGGGAGGACGTGGAAGCTCAGGGACCGCGGGGTCCACGGTGTGGGCATGGCCGCGGTCGACGTGGGGCCCGGCTGGAACGGGACGGGTGTGCTGACTTATGCTGAGGTGGTAGAGTTTAATAAGGCCAACAAGGCAAAGGTCGTATATGACGTGGCGACGGTGTCGGTGTACTCCGTGGCAGGTGATTATTGGGTGGGGTATGATGATAAGAAGACTGTGGCTGCCAAGATTGGTTATGCTAAAGCACTTGGTCTGCGTGGCTATTTCTTTTGGGCTATTAATGGTGATTATAAGTCTACCATTTCTAAAACAGGTAATGTCTAAACTAAACTACTATAGCCATTATGTTAccactctttctttttcattgATTCAAAGTTAAttgaactaattt is drawn from Salvia hispanica cultivar TCC Black 2014 chromosome 6, UniMelb_Shisp_WGS_1.0, whole genome shotgun sequence and contains these coding sequences:
- the LOC125194184 gene encoding nod factor hydrolase protein 1-like, with product MAAARKRIVVACVCAALLMTLAVSSPSCIPVKGVYFPEWSNVDPSSVETKLYTHIFYAFVTPHSDTFQFQIDQTRAPLLLNFTSTIHAANPPLITLFSVGGAAEGTAFFSRLASNSSSRAAFIHSSIQVARKFGFDGVDLDWEFPETPTDMENLGYLLDEWRAEVQKEAAATGRPPLLLTAAVYYSADTFLDGMARAYPAASVSRNLDLINVMNYDYHGAWNKSVTGAQAALFDPSSNLSTSYGLGSWVRAGVPRSKLVMGLPLYGRTWKLRDRGVHGVGMAAVDVGPGWNGTGVLTYAEVVEFNKANKAKVVYDVATVSVYSVAGDYWVGYDDKKTVAAKIGYAKALGLRGYFFWAINGDYKSTISKTASKLWRL